The Cetobacterium sp. NK01 genome segment CAAGAAGATTTAAAAGGAACTGTCTATTGTTGTTTTGAAGAAGGAGAAGAGACTAATTGTGGAGTAGATGCAATGTTAGAAGCCTTAAAGGAGTACCCAATAGATAGCTGTTTTGCTCTTCATGTATATAGTGCATTAGAGTCTGGAAAAATTAATATAGAACCAGGACCTAGAATGGCTGGAACAGTTGGGATTGGATTTTATGTACGTGGAAAGGCAGGTCATGGTTCAAGACCAGATTTAGCAGTAAATCCTATTATTCCTGCAGCACATATAGTGACTCAAATAGATTCAGCTTTTGTTAATCAAATTAATGCGGAGGAGACCGTAACTCTTGGAATATCGGTTTTTCAAGGCGGACAAGCAACAAATATTATTCCAAATGAGGTATTTATTGGAGGAACAGCTCGTTTCTTCAAAAAAGAAGAGGGAGAAAAAGCTTTAAAAATTATAAATACGATTGCCTCTAATACTGCAATATGTCACAGAAGTACAATAGAATTCGCAGAAAGAAATAAAATTAGTCTATATCCTGTTATAAATGATATGAAATGTGCTTTAGATATTCAAAATAAAATAAAAGAGATATGTGGAGATGATGTTCATAAAGAATGTTCAAAATGGTATGCTTCCGAGTGTTATGGAAAATACCTTGATAAATATCCAGGAGCTTTAGGATTTCTTGGAATAAACAACACTGAATTAGGAACAGGAGCTGAACATCATAATGGTAGATTTGACATTGACGAGTCTTCATTTATATTAGGAGTTTGTGCTGAAGTAGGATATGTTTTTTGCGACTAAAAAATGGAAGTGATGAAGGAGTAAATTAATGGAAGAGAAGAGAAACTTTAAAATGCCACATTTATTGTGGATAATGGTAGGATTAATTTTAATATCATGTTTTGCAACATATATTGTATCAGCAGGAAAATTTTCAGTAAATGATTTTGGAATCATAATGGGAGATAAATTTGAATTTCTAGATCATCAAACACCTGTAAGTCCTTGGAAAGCCTTTAATCTTATAAGGAGTGGACTTATAGGCTCAGCAACAATAATATTTGTAGTTATGGTTTCTGGAGCAAATATCAATGTTGTATTAGAAACAGGAGCCATAGATGATTTTATGAACTGGTCTATATATAGAATGAGGAATCATAAAAGCAAAAACATACTTATTAGTTTATTGTTTATACTTATGGCATATTTAGGGGGATTTGGAGGAACTGATGCACTTATAGCAGTAGTTCCTATCGGAATTTTATTTGCTAAAAAATTAAAGTTGGATCCTATTGTAGCTCTTGGAGTAACAACATTTGCTACATTAATAGGGTTTGGAACTGGACCTGCACAACAAGCTACTACACAAATGCTTATGGGAATTGCACCATATAGTTCATTTTTTACAAGATTTATTTGTATGAATTTTTTTATAGCTGTTGGAATTATAATGGTTCTATTATATGTAAAAAAAATAGAAAAAAATCCAAAATCTTCGTTGATGTACGACGAAGGATGGCGTCCAGAAAAATTGGAAGATGATAGTAACGAAACATCGATCTTAAAAGAAGTAAAAATGAGTTGGAGAACAATAGTTGTAATAGCGGTATTTTTTTGTCAATATCTTCTCATAGTTGCTTACCCTCTTTTAGGAGGAGATCCAAAACAGTTATATGACTTTATGATGGCAGTTATGTTCATCTCTATGATAATTATAGGATTTGTTGGAAAAATGACTCCAGAGGAATTAGGAAAATCTTTTGCTAAAGGACTTTCATCAATGGCTTTTGTTGGATTTGTAATTGGATTAGCAAGGGTAATATCACTTATTTTAGCAGATGGAAATATAATACATACAATAGTTTATGTTTTAACTAGACCATTATTAGAATTACCTAAAACAGTTTCGAGTATAGGTTTAACTATAATAGTTGCTTTAATGAATCCACTAATACCTTCAGCAACATCAAAAGCTGCTATATTAGTTCCTATTATAAAACCTGTTGCAGAAACATTAGGATTAAACTTAAATATAGCAGTTATGGCTTTTCAATTAGGAGATGGATTTACAAATTTAATTTCACCACTTTTAGGATGGATGATAGGATCATGTGTGCTTGCAAATGTTTCTTTTCAAAAGTGGTTTAAATGGACTTTTCCAAAAGTAATAATATTTCTTTTATTATCTTTTGTGTGGATATATGTATTAACAATAATGGGATGGACGGGAAGAATTTAATTTTTTTAAATATTTAAGGAGGAAAAATGAAAGTTATAGATACAAAAAAAGCTCCTGGAGCAATAGGACCATATTCACAAGGATTTATTATAGATAATTTAATATATAGGCCAAGCTCCGTTTTTTTCCCGAAATCATATCATTGAAAAAATAAAGCCTTAGAAATCTTCTAAGACTTTATTTTTAATGGACGCAAACCATCTTCACTCACAATTTTTTCTTCTTCAAAGATATATTTGCCCAAGAAATTTACATGGCTGCTTCCAAGAGGACTGACTCTTTTAAACTGCTCTTCATCAAACCAATCTTCCATTTTCACAGTTTTATGAACCTTTTCCAGATATCTTGAGTTCCAGGCTACAAGAACTCCAAGAAGGATATTAAGAGAGCTGGCTTTTTCCAGCTGATCCTCTATCGTGGACTCGTTTATTCTTCCATTTTTTCCAAAGTGTAGAATTCTTCCAACTGAGTTTATAGATTCCCCTTTATTCAGCATTTGTTGAACTTCTTTTCTAAGAGTTTTATCTGTAAAATATTCTAGAAGATAGATAGTTTTGAAAATTCTACCCAGCTCTTTAAGAGCCTTTGCAATAGCATTATCTCTGGCGTAGGACCCTATTTTCTGCATTATAAGAGAAGCTTTCACCTTTCCGCTTCTGATAGATTCAACCAGCCTCAATACTTCATGATAATTTTCAATTATTACCTTCTCGTTAATTTTTTTAAACAGAACATCTCCGACAGATATGTTATCAAAGTAATAAAGCTGCTGCTGTTCAGCGTTCTTTATTCTCGGTTTAAATTTGAAACCTAAAAGATATGTTAAGGCAAACATCTGCTCAGTATATCCGGCGGTATCGGTGGAATGCTCATAGATATTGAGATCTGTTCCATGATACAGCAGCCCATCCAGAACATGATTGCTGTCACGGCCTTGAAGCATTTGGACGTAATAAGGAGTATATTGATCATTTATGTGCCTATAGATTGCCCCGCCTCTGTTCCCATAATGAGTATTGTAGTCTGCATAGATAGTCTTTGAATTTATAGGGATTCTCATCCCGTCGGATGAAGATCTTCCACCATCGCCCCAGTTTTTAACTATGTTAAGGGAATGATGATAATTCACAAGGGATATTTGAGCTTTAGAAAGTGTGCTATGATTAAAATAATATTCATTAGTCCTTCTCAAAACTCCTTCATCGATGGAGCTCGATACAGCCATCTTTGAAAAACCTATGTTGTGTCCATTAGCTAAAAGAGTCGCTACTATGGATTTTTGTTTTCCAGTGGCACCCTGTTGTGAGTTCTCTTTAAAGCTATCTAAAAAATTTGTCCAGGTGTTCACTTCATAAATCATTTCAGTCATGGTAATCTTAGGAAAATAGCTGTAGATTTTGTCGCTGAAGAAATTTCTTTCATCTTTATCTATCTCAAAATTGAAATCCAATTTTTTAGGAAGAATAAACGAATTCTTGATTTCATTAAGAAATTTAACTGCCTCATCATCACTTCCTATCTCTACTGGTTCAATGAGATAATGGTCAAAACTATTGTACTTTGCACTTTCCCTTACAAAAAGATCTCCGGATCTTATATTATCACGAATGGTATAGAGCAAGGCAACCTCAATGATTTTTTTGCTATAGTCGTATTTTTTGATGTATCTCTGCCACTGTGTGCTGAAAAAATTGATATTAATCTCTAATCTTTTCCTGTTTTTATATGTGGGAAAGGAGTTTAAAAGCTTAACAAGTTCAGGTTTAGTGTTCGTATCAAAGTTTATGCATTCCAGCAGCTCATTGGTATAATTGAAGCTGTGATGAGATTTAAGAAGAAAATCTATATCTTCCATCTCATCTTCCTGGGAGTCCAGTTCCTCT includes the following:
- a CDS encoding amidohydrolase; translated protein: MITDNKILKLAEKYQDYMIQMRRKFHENPELSGEEFKTKEILIEEFKSMGVPYKELPGTGLIAIIKGNHPGKHVVLRADMDALPVLEEENNLIQKKVCISLIKGLSHACGHDAHMAILLGSMKVLKDMQEDLKGTVYCCFEEGEETNCGVDAMLEALKEYPIDSCFALHVYSALESGKINIEPGPRMAGTVGIGFYVRGKAGHGSRPDLAVNPIIPAAHIVTQIDSAFVNQINAEETVTLGISVFQGGQATNIIPNEVFIGGTARFFKKEEGEKALKIINTIASNTAICHRSTIEFAERNKISLYPVINDMKCALDIQNKIKEICGDDVHKECSKWYASECYGKYLDKYPGALGFLGINNTELGTGAEHHNGRFDIDESSFILGVCAEVGYVFCD
- a CDS encoding AbgT family transporter, whose product is MEEKRNFKMPHLLWIMVGLILISCFATYIVSAGKFSVNDFGIIMGDKFEFLDHQTPVSPWKAFNLIRSGLIGSATIIFVVMVSGANINVVLETGAIDDFMNWSIYRMRNHKSKNILISLLFILMAYLGGFGGTDALIAVVPIGILFAKKLKLDPIVALGVTTFATLIGFGTGPAQQATTQMLMGIAPYSSFFTRFICMNFFIAVGIIMVLLYVKKIEKNPKSSLMYDEGWRPEKLEDDSNETSILKEVKMSWRTIVVIAVFFCQYLLIVAYPLLGGDPKQLYDFMMAVMFISMIIIGFVGKMTPEELGKSFAKGLSSMAFVGFVIGLARVISLILADGNIIHTIVYVLTRPLLELPKTVSSIGLTIIVALMNPLIPSATSKAAILVPIIKPVAETLGLNLNIAVMAFQLGDGFTNLISPLLGWMIGSCVLANVSFQKWFKWTFPKVIIFLLLSFVWIYVLTIMGWTGRI
- a CDS encoding Tn3 family transposase; amino-acid sequence: MLENSSDPESVFSQLKNTSVNISSTGAKELLSKIKFIDEIDCNCDLSFLSESKISYFLTEIQKSDKFRIQRFADENKKYAYLAMFLYFRRRYFVDMVIEVTSSYAHKVLKRSRKKTQKQNALNFQNYRNNSNRLKDILKEIIEINEFDEFKKYKDSLLPLKEELDSQEDEMEDIDFLLKSHHSFNYTNELLECINFDTNTKPELVKLLNSFPTYKNRKRLEININFFSTQWQRYIKKYDYSKKIIEVALLYTIRDNIRSGDLFVRESAKYNSFDHYLIEPVEIGSDDEAVKFLNEIKNSFILPKKLDFNFEIDKDERNFFSDKIYSYFPKITMTEMIYEVNTWTNFLDSFKENSQQGATGKQKSIVATLLANGHNIGFSKMAVSSSIDEGVLRRTNEYYFNHSTLSKAQISLVNYHHSLNIVKNWGDGGRSSSDGMRIPINSKTIYADYNTHYGNRGGAIYRHINDQYTPYYVQMLQGRDSNHVLDGLLYHGTDLNIYEHSTDTAGYTEQMFALTYLLGFKFKPRIKNAEQQQLYYFDNISVGDVLFKKINEKVIIENYHEVLRLVESIRSGKVKASLIMQKIGSYARDNAIAKALKELGRIFKTIYLLEYFTDKTLRKEVQQMLNKGESINSVGRILHFGKNGRINESTIEDQLEKASSLNILLGVLVAWNSRYLEKVHKTVKMEDWFDEEQFKRVSPLGSSHVNFLGKYIFEEEKIVSEDGLRPLKIKS